The following are encoded together in the Glycine soja cultivar W05 chromosome 5, ASM419377v2, whole genome shotgun sequence genome:
- the LOC114413512 gene encoding protein NDL1-like isoform X1: MFTTAMPESNDSVSVDMEKIYLGGKEHHIRTGCGTVSVIVYGDPDKPALITYPDLALNYMSCFQGLFFCPEAASLLLHNFCIYHISPPGHELGAAAICVKDPVPSAEDLADQIIEVLNYFGLGAVMCMGVTAGAYILTLFAMKYRERVLGLILVSPLCKAPSWTEWFYNKVMSNLLYFYGMCGLLKECLLQRYFSKEVRGNVEVAESEIVQACRKLLDERKRTNVLRFLEAINQRLDISDGLKRLKCRTLIFVGDSSPFHSEALYMTSKLDRRYSALVEVQACGSMVTEEQPHAMLIPMEYFFMGYGLYRPTQFSDSPRSPLSPSCISPELLSPESMGLKLKPIKTRVSLQV, encoded by the exons ATGTTCACCACAGCCATGCCAGAATCCAATGATTCCGTTTCCGTTGACATGGAGAAGATCTACCTCGGTGGAAAG GAGCATCATATTCGAACTGGCTGTGGTACTGTGTCTGTCATAGTCTATGGCGATCCTGACAAGCCAGCTCTGATCACTTATCCAGATTTGGCTCTAAACT ATATGTCATGCTTCCAAGGACTATTTTTCTGTCCAGAAGCAGCTTCTTTACTGCTTCACAACTTTTGCATATATCATATCAGTCCTCCTGGACATGAG TTGGGAGCAGCTGCAATTTGTGTCAAGGATCCTGTTCCTTCTGCTGAAGACTTAGCAGATCAAATAATTGAGGTCCTCAACTATTTTGG GCTTGGTGCAGTGATGTGTATGGGAGTGACAGCTGGTGCTTATATCCTTACTCTTTTTGCT ATGAAATATAGGGAGCGTGTTCTTGGTTTAATACTTGTATCTCCCTTATGCAAAGCACCTTCTTGGACGGAATGGTTTTATAACAAG GTGATGTCAAATTTGTTATATTTCTATGGTATGTGTGGCTTGCTGAAAGAGTGTTTGCTTCAGCGATATTTCAGCAAG GAAGTTCGTGGTAACGTTGAAGTTGCAGAATCAGAGATAGTTCAAGCTTGCAGAAAA CTGCTGGATGAGAGAAAGAGAACAAATGTCTTACGGTTTCTTGAAGCAATTAATCA GAGGCTTGACATTTCAGATGGATTGAAAAGATTAAAATGTCGTACACTTATTTTTGTTGGGGACAGTTCTCCTTTCCATTCAGAGGCTCTATACATGACTTCAAAACTGGATAGGAGATATAGTGCCTTGGTTGAG GTCCAGGCTTGTGGATCAATGGTTACAGAGGAACAACCACATGCAATGCTGATACCTATGGAGTACTTTTTCATGGGGTATGGGTTGTATAGACCAACCCAGTTCAGTGACAGCCCAAGAAGCCCACTAAGCCCATCTTGCATCTCTCCAGAGCTCCTTTCTCCAGAAAGCATGGGATTGAAGCTGAAGCCTATAAAGACCCGTGTTTCACTGcaagtttga
- the LOC114413512 gene encoding protein NDL1-like isoform X2, which translates to MSCFQGLFFCPEAASLLLHNFCIYHISPPGHELGAAAICVKDPVPSAEDLADQIIEVLNYFGLGAVMCMGVTAGAYILTLFAMKYRERVLGLILVSPLCKAPSWTEWFYNKVMSNLLYFYGMCGLLKECLLQRYFSKEVRGNVEVAESEIVQACRKLLDERKRTNVLRFLEAINQRLDISDGLKRLKCRTLIFVGDSSPFHSEALYMTSKLDRRYSALVEVQACGSMVTEEQPHAMLIPMEYFFMGYGLYRPTQFSDSPRSPLSPSCISPELLSPESMGLKLKPIKTRVSLQV; encoded by the exons ATGTCATGCTTCCAAGGACTATTTTTCTGTCCAGAAGCAGCTTCTTTACTGCTTCACAACTTTTGCATATATCATATCAGTCCTCCTGGACATGAG TTGGGAGCAGCTGCAATTTGTGTCAAGGATCCTGTTCCTTCTGCTGAAGACTTAGCAGATCAAATAATTGAGGTCCTCAACTATTTTGG GCTTGGTGCAGTGATGTGTATGGGAGTGACAGCTGGTGCTTATATCCTTACTCTTTTTGCT ATGAAATATAGGGAGCGTGTTCTTGGTTTAATACTTGTATCTCCCTTATGCAAAGCACCTTCTTGGACGGAATGGTTTTATAACAAG GTGATGTCAAATTTGTTATATTTCTATGGTATGTGTGGCTTGCTGAAAGAGTGTTTGCTTCAGCGATATTTCAGCAAG GAAGTTCGTGGTAACGTTGAAGTTGCAGAATCAGAGATAGTTCAAGCTTGCAGAAAA CTGCTGGATGAGAGAAAGAGAACAAATGTCTTACGGTTTCTTGAAGCAATTAATCA GAGGCTTGACATTTCAGATGGATTGAAAAGATTAAAATGTCGTACACTTATTTTTGTTGGGGACAGTTCTCCTTTCCATTCAGAGGCTCTATACATGACTTCAAAACTGGATAGGAGATATAGTGCCTTGGTTGAG GTCCAGGCTTGTGGATCAATGGTTACAGAGGAACAACCACATGCAATGCTGATACCTATGGAGTACTTTTTCATGGGGTATGGGTTGTATAGACCAACCCAGTTCAGTGACAGCCCAAGAAGCCCACTAAGCCCATCTTGCATCTCTCCAGAGCTCCTTTCTCCAGAAAGCATGGGATTGAAGCTGAAGCCTATAAAGACCCGTGTTTCACTGcaagtttga